The Henckelia pumila isolate YLH828 chromosome 2, ASM3356847v2, whole genome shotgun sequence genome includes a window with the following:
- the LOC140878716 gene encoding secreted RxLR effector protein 161-like → MAVCKPFETPMEQHLQLTDVSYDAIITHEIDSLDSDLLIPDSSSYQRLIGCHIYVRITRPDIGFSIQYLSQFMHSPKNSHMNDDMHVLGYLKKSLGLGIFMLVHIDSQLYAYCKLDWASCPMSQKHATSYLVQLGSSSISWKTKNYNTVSRSSAEAEYRSMASAISKVVWLRGLLADMGLLINTPILFYRENQVTLCTMNGRTI, encoded by the coding sequence ATGGCTGTTTGTAAGCCTTTTGAGACACCAATGGAACAACACTTGCAGTTAACTGATGTTTCATATGATGCCATCATTACTCATGAAATTGATTCTCTTGATTCCGACTTATTAATTCCGGATTCGTCAAGTTACCAAAGACTAATTGGTTGCCATATCTATGTCAGGATAACTCGACCTGATATTGGTTTTTCTATTCAATACCTTAGTCAGTTCATGCACTCGCCGAAGAATTCTCACATGAATGATGATATGCACGTTCTTGGTTACCTCAAGAAATCTCTTGGCTTGGGCATCTTTATGCTAGTACACATTGATTCACAATTATATGCTTATTGTAAGTTGGACTGGGCTTCATGTCCTATGAGTCAGAAACATGCTACAAGTTATCTTGTGCAACTAGGATCATCCTCTATCTCttggaaaacaaaaaattataacaCAGTCTCCCGTTCTTCCGCAGAAGCAGAGTATCGATCAATGGCTTCAGCTATTAGTAAGGTTGTTTGGTTACGTGGTTTACTGGCAGATATGGGCTTGCTTATTAATACACCAATCCTATTCTATCGTGAAAACCAAGTTACCTTATGTACCATGAACGGACGAACAATATAG